One Aegilops tauschii subsp. strangulata cultivar AL8/78 chromosome 2, Aet v6.0, whole genome shotgun sequence genomic window, AATTTTCATCTCAGACTCAGAAAAAAAAGCAAAACTTTCATCTCGATCTGAGAGAAAACCCCACTGAAAACGAGGCTCCCCACCCAAGGAGGAAAAACCACCCACACGGTCCCTTCCTCTCTCTGTTGTCTCATACGTCGCTCTCGAACATCGGATTTGGATAGACGGCTGAGATTAGTTACAAATGGGGGTCAATCCGTGGGACACCACAGTCCACCAATGAGCAAGCAGCAAACTTTCATATCAGGATCAATCAAAGGAAAAAAACTTTCAATCATCTCGATTCAAAGCGAGGGGAATTGAAACCCCAGCCACCAAACCCGATTCGATTAATTGCTGTTCGCGTCTCCCTCAAACTGCGCCGcacacccacccacccacccacatcGCCGCCGCCAATTGGGCCTAGCCCAACCTTATACTGGATTTTTTTCTTCCACGCATAGTATCATTGAATTGTTATCTTCTTTACTATTAAAGGGGATATGTCGTCGTTGTGATGGTTTGACCTCCTGCATGTTTCTTTTCCTTTCTATTGTTTGAGGGTAAAAATAGGTGATGAAAAACCTACAGATTTCTTTCTCTTTCCATTTTTTTGAGGGTAAAAAAGTGAAGTcttcttttgagagaaaaaaGTGAAGGTTGGGAGCAAAGCAATACTACTCACTATCCTCTACTCCCtcctccctccgtcccataatgtaagatgtTTCTTGACACTAGTGTAATGTCAAAAAAGATCTTATATTATAGGACAGAAGGAGTGGTTTCTTTTAGGGAACACTATCCTCTAGTGGAGCCGTTGGATGTGACCCGATTTTGTGAATCGGGCCAGTGTGAGTGTGAGAAAGAATATAAGCGAAGACACGGTGGGTCCCAAACCTGGCCTAACAGCGGTACTTCATGGGCCGGCCTAGAAGCACGAAATCATTAGTTGAGGAGTACTCGTTGTAAAGATCACTCTAACTCttcaggttgcgacaagtggcgcacatgcagcgcgtcacttgtcgcaacttgagagttttccttttttttataaattcgtttattcaaaacgttttatctctcaaACCATGCGTTCAAATCTCGAACCGCTTTCACAGTTGGATTTCTCGtatcgagatcttcaaaactagatcccatgttgataggttttgacgaactttttttcatgaaaaaaaccggacgaaaaaactGAACCGAGCACGGGTTTTTTCCCTTTCTGAAAGAGGCACGCCCTTGCCTCTCACGAAATCACAACTGTACCTCTCGCGGaatgaaaaaaaagagaaaaccctTTTTTCGGCTTCCGAGGAGGCACTGCtatgactctcgcgaaagcacaaccgtgcctctcgcggaagcaaaaccgtgactctcgcgaaaggaaaaaaaaacagaaaatgtgtttttttttcatttccgagaggcacggccgtgactttCACGAAATcacacccgtgcctctcgcggaagcaaaaccgtgactctcgcaaaaggaaaaaaatagaaaacatatttttttctatttccaagaggcacggtcgtgactctcacgaaagcacacccgtgtctctcgcggaagcaaaaccgtgactctcgcaaagggaaaaacagaagacacgtttttttcgttttcgagaggcacggccgtgactctcgtgaaagcacacccgtgcctctcgcggaagcaaaaccatgattctcgcgaaaggaaaaaaaaacagaaaatactTTTTTTTTGAttctgagaggcacggccgtgactcgcgaaagcacaaccgtgcctcttgcggaagcaaaaccgtggctctcgcgaaaggaaaaaaaaaatcagaaaacgcgttctttttccgtttccgagaggcacggccgtgactcgtgaaagcacaactgtgcctcttgcggaagcaaaaccgtgactctcgtgaaaggaaaaaaaagaaaacccatttttttccgtttccgagaggcacggccgtgactctcgcgaaagcaaaaccgtgcctctcgcggaatcAAAATCATGACTCTtgcgaaaggaaaaaaacacgTTTTTGGCGCAATTTTTTTTTTTTGATCGGAAAGCTAAAGAAGAccggtggaaaaccaaaacgtcgaaaaaactCGTTTAAATAGCCGAGAACGCGTGCGAAAAAAATACAAAATTCAGAGGGAGCGCCCAGAGCGCGGCACGTGGCAAATGGTTGAGAGCGCGCCGCGGATTCTTTGTAatttatattttttttcttttgtaaTTTTTTATCCTTTTATAATTTAAAGTGTGACTTTTTGTAAAAAAATTCCTTCCCAGGATGGAAGATTTTAATGAGGCAATAACTAATAAAGTTCAAGATTTATCTCATATAACACTTTACCTTCTTCTTTATTTTTGTATCTTTTTTCTGAAAAAATGCAGATCTTTCTAAAAGTTCAAAGTAATTGGGCGGAAAAAGGCCAATAAAAATATAAACATGCCACGCCCAGCTAATGTGCCGTGCCGTGCCAGACCCATTAAGGATGGTCTGTGTGGCGCCCGTTGGCCAAGGTCTGGCCGGGCCCCTATCCCCACCACCACAAGAACTGCGATGgctgatggcggcggcggcggcgggggcgagtGTAGCAATCTCAACGACCCCATCCCTTCCCCCGCAAGAACTGTGACGGCGGATGGCAGCGGGGAAGATGTCGTGGACGGGACCCCTCCGCCGTTCAAAATCCGCAAGCTGGGCGCTCCGGGTACGAGTGAGGCCATGGCTGCCCGGGCGGCAAGATCGGCGAGCGGATGGATCTGGATGAGGCCATTGAGTCGATGGCTGCCAGAGGCGGGCATGTGGGTGCAGAGATGACGCAATTCAAGTGCGGCGAGGTTGCAGACGATGAGCTTCACAAGGACAAGATGAACGGAGGCAAATCAAATCAGCAGATCAAGAACAAGATGACCCTGGAGGAGATGGACCTAGGCAAATCAACCTCCATCATCTCCGAGCAGGAGATCAAGGAGCTCTGTACGCAGATGGACGAGATGGTCGCTTTTATGAATTACAGGATCATACCATCAGACCCACTCATCTGCAGcagcaccaaggagatgccgaaAGATGAAGAAGACAAGGCGCTGCAGTCGGGGATCGACGGCATCTTACAGCGGCTAGCTGATATGCGGCGCGACATGTCCAAGCTCAAATCGGAACTGGCCCCTTTCTGGCACGAATACCCATATGAGAAGAAGTCGGAGCTGActccggaggaggagagggagaagaggatcAAGTCCTGGCAGGAGTATCAGAAGCTGGACAACAAGGAGAAGGCCAGCAAGGAGATGGAGTTCGACGTGGACGACTTCGAGGGCTACTGTCAAGGCCTGAAATCTTTAGTTGAACACTTCGGATTAACAAGTAAGATATGGCCAACACTCCTATATAGTTAATCACACAGCAGTGTTTGCTTGCTTGTTCTCCAATTGCCAAGCAGTAGATTCCCTCCTTCCTTGTAGCAAGTACCGATTAAATTCATGGTTTAGTAGGATCAATGTATACTAACTTAATTTTTGTTGACAAAATTGTGCGTGCAGCCGTAGTGAGCCCCATGCACTTTACACACTACACGCCCAGACAGGTCCCACTCGATCTTACTTCCAACAAAATCACCTTACAGATCTTCTCCTTCAAAATTGCCAACATCGATTTGGACCTGCAATGGCCACTCCTGGAATGGCCACTCAAAGTGTACGGCCTCGTCGCTGCACGAGACAATGTGGATCACAGACGCAATATTCTCTTCTTGCGGGAAAAGGAGAATTTCCAAGAGATCACTCAAGAAGTAAGCGCCTGCCATATTCTGTTAAATTTCCTTTTATCTCCTCATTGTTTCATGCGTCTTAGTTTGTTGATCCATTGGTTTGTTGCAATTAAGCATGTGTAATGATGATGCCTGCAGAAACCCTTCTTGTGCTTGACTGGCCCATCTCGTGCAATTTTGGCTGAGGACCCTGTTAGCTTTGAAGTTCAACTAAAACTTAAGGGCCCCTCAGAGTCTGAGGACACAGTGTTGATCACTAAGAGATGGCAGCACAGTCACTATCATGCCGATAATGATTTATATACTCTTACCTTGGAGAACCTTCTTTGCACAACAGAGTTAAGCCTGCAGCAACTATACCGTGAATCAGTCCAAGCAACTTTGTTGCGTGTCGGTGGCTTTGTTAAAGGCAGTACAACCCCTTTCATTCATGGAGGCCGACTTGCTTGCTCCTCACCACATCATGGTGGTCAAGGCAGTGCCCCGCCCACCCAAGTTGTGTTGCTTGATTCTCGTTATTGTGATGGTGGAAAGTTGCCAATAGGTGAAGATGGTTACCTTGATCTGTCAAGGCATGTTGTTTCTGTTGAATTAAGGACAGTTGGTGACGATCCTGAAGAATTGGAAGAAACCTTGAATGTTTTCATAGAAGCCTACTCAGACTCTCCTCCTAAAGTTTCTGCGAAAGCTGATTTCTTGATCAAGCCTCAGTATTGCGGCATAAGTGAACATGAATGTGTCCTTCACGGCTCTACGGTGAAGATTACCATTGCTTGGTCACCTATTCTTCGAACCAACAAGGTTATTCTGTGAGAGGGATAGATGTTCGATGATGCTCAGGCAGGAATGTTATGAAGCATGATACCCACTGCCCTGTTATATCTATCTAATTCTCTGCTTTGCCAGTAGTTGTTTGTCTGTTCAAGTATTCGATCAGTTATGTAAGATGTGGACCTATTGTTGTATCGATTTGCTATGTAAGATTTCGACCATGTGCGGATCAGCGATGCGCGGCGGGTGTTTGATGGTGCTGCTGCGTTCAGGGACCTCGTCACATGGAACGCCATGATCTCTGGCTACGCGCACGCAGGGCAAGGCAGGGACTCGCTGCTCGTCTTCCGGGAGATGCAGCGGCGAGGAGACGAGGATTGTCAGCCCGACGAGTTCACCTTCGCCAGCTTGCTGAAAGCTTGCAGCGGCCTAGGCGCGGCTCGAGAGGGCACGCAGGTTCACGCGGCCATGGTGACCAGGGGGGTCTCCACGGCATGTAGTGCCATCCTCGCTGGCGCGATGCTCGATGTGTACGTCAAATGCCGGTGCCTACCGGTGGCGATGCAGGTGTTTGATTGGTTGTATCGGGAAAATGCCATCCAGTGGACAACGGTGATCATTGGGCATGCACAAGGGCAGGTGAAGGAAGCACTGGAGCTGTTTCGGCAGTTTTGGAGCTCTGGTATACGTGCCGACGGGCTCGTCCTCTCCAGCGTTGTCGGTATGTTTGCAGACTTTGCACTCATTGAGCAAGGGAGGCAAGTGCACTGCTACACGGTCAAGAACCCACAGGGGCTGGACGTGTCAGTGCCCAACTCCCTGGTGGACATGTACCACAAGTGTGGGCTGACCGACGACGCAGGGCAAAATTTCGTGTTTCGACCCTTTTCCGATAGCAATTGAGGATCTGACCCTGGTTTGGAAAAAAaatcgtgttttgaccctttttctTACCGTCATAggctctggcggtagggttagacagcctaccgccatggcccctggcggtagggtacttatccacgtcagcacgCGGAGACGGCCGCCGTTCCCCTCCAtcgcaccctaccgccaggggaCCTGGTGGTAGCCTTCCTAACCCTTCGCCCGGGACCCCGCGCCCCTTCCCATCtccccacccctccccctccccccccgtCGACAGTTTCTCCTTTCTTTCTCCCCCAAGtcgcccctctctccctctttcaTCTCCTCCACTCCCCCCTCAGATCTTCACCGATTCTTCACCGtttttgcggatcgagatggcccTGAAAAGAGAAACGTAAGCTCCTCCAAtccctccaattagtttttgcaaaCTTGCTTCCGATTCGACGCATTATTTGCTTGAAATCCCTCATATTTTTGAACTTAGATTGGATTTTTTTCACCTAAGATTGTTTTAGTTTGATTGTAGTTCTAGTTCTTAGTTCTTTAGTAACTAGTGATATTGAATATGAACTCTAATCAATAGTTCATATGTTAGTGTGAAGATGAACCGTAGTTCATAATTTTTTTTTGTTAAAAAAGTTATGATGTAATATTGATATGAGGATGAACCCTAGTTtgatgatgcatgttgatataATGATATGATGTAGtgtgaagatgaaccctagtttTATGATGCATGTTGTTATGATGATATGAAGATGTTGTTTGGAAAAAATTATTTAAAAATATGATGATATGATGTATGTTGGAGGATtttttttgatatgatgcatgttgatatgatttGATCCATCATGTGTAGTAGATATTGTTGGAGGAATATGCTTAAGattttattttgatatgatgcatgttgatatgatttTTGATACGATGCTTATGCTTATGATGCTTTTGTTTATGAAATTTTATTAAGGCGGCCACCTCTTGCGGACAACATCGGCCCACGGTACTGCATGCTAGACTGGGCATTCAACAAGGGTCATCGTTCCCGTTTCATAGAGAACGGAGAGGTAAGTGATATGAATGAAATATTGATCAAAGTTTTCGGATTGATGAAAATAATTTCCTAACTTTTGGCGTTCAATTTTTGACAGATGCTCCAGCCACTGCGCATGAGGGGTCACGGGGTTCATGGGCATATGGACTACGACGAGCGCTACGCGCCGTTCTTCAAGAGAGCCCGTCTGTTGGGTTTTGTGTTGCAGTTCAAGCGTCAGTCGCCGACGCTTGTCCACGCGGCTCTGACAGTGTTGATTGACCGGTGGCGACCGGAGACCCATTCTTTCCATCTGCCATGCGGGGAGATGACGATGACCCTCGAGGATTGGGCGATGATTACTGCCATGCCGATCGAGGGTCATGCACTCATCGGGCGAGTGGAGAGGACCAACTGGCAGCAGAGGGTAACCATACATCCGGTGTGCCGTTGACCTGGCTCTCGGAGCACCAGCAGAAATGCCCCGAAGGCGCCGACGAGACGACTGTGGAGTGGTACGCGAGGGCCTACCTGTGGTATATTCTCACAGAGGTTGTGTTTCCAGACAGCTCCGGGAACTCTGCCAACTGGTCGTATCTCTTCTTCCTAGCGGATTGGGATGCAGGGTACAGTTGGGGGACCGCATCTCTCGCCTACCTATACCGTTCGGTAAGAGAGTATCTAATTGCCTACCTACCTACGAAAGTGTGTCCATGACATTTTGTGATATCTGATCCTCATTTGATGTTTTGCAGCTTGACGACGCAACACAGAGGACGGGAGACAAATCCAATGTGGGTGGCTTTGTCTGGGCTTCTCCATTTGGATGTGGGAGCGGCTGCCGGTGGGGCGTCCGAAGAAGATGCCAAGACGCCCATGGGGTGCCCATAGTGAAGACGGCGACGAGACTCGACACCCCACCGTAGCTTACGAGTGGGACATTGTCAAACTCTACACGGGCCTAAACAAGACTTCGTACAAGACCTACACCAACGAGTTGGACGTCTTGACGCATACACAGGTATATGAACTCGCTCAACACCTTTCTCTTTGATTCCACTTTTTACCGAGAGTGGGAACTTACCAACGTATATGTAATAGGTAAACTGGTGGCCGTATCATGACCGAGAGTGGGCCTTCGATCTGAACGTGATGTGCGAGGCGGACAAAGGTCTCTGGCGGTGCATCATGCCCATGATCTGTGTGTACTCCGTCGAGTGGCACTTGCCACATCGCGTGGCCACGCAGTTTGGGGTGTATCAGCATACCCCACCGGGCCAGCCCACCGATACCGGCGGCCTCGCGCTCCACCTGTGAGCGCTTTGTTTTCTATGCACATGATTTCATTGCGTGGCGACTTTATTATGATGTTTCGTGTGCCCTATGCCTTGTAAGATGAGCCGGCAGAAGAATCAGTCGATCACAGACTGGGGAGAGGAGCATAAAACTCATGTGACGGAGTGGAACCGACGGGGGTTCCGTAAAGACATGGAGAGGAAAGTGACGGACTGGGATGCTTACCTGGACCGACACATGAGGTGGTACGATGATGGCCAGAAGCACCGTCTTCGTCTCAGGCCTCAGTGGACGACGGAAGACATCGCGGAGCTGGAGAGGGATGACCCCGAGGAAGAGGCCTACCAGACCGGCATCAGAGACATGCACAGTGGATTTAGGGAGTTTGCACCCCTCATCAACAGAGTGGTAAATTTGAACCGACGATTGTATTTAAACTATTTCATTCGTCATCGTGACCGATTTATGCCGTTGCAGTCTGGTGAGCTGAACAGATGCATCTTTGAAGCCTCAGATGCACTAGGTGATATCCCCGGGAGTGTACAATCTGAGAACAAAATGAGGGGGACGATGAAGGTACAATTTCAGCCTCCTCGGAACAGATGCATCTTGTTCACTTGCAATCATAAACCTAATACTTATTATGCCCTTGTTTCATCGTGAGTGCAGAAGTTCGTGAAGCGTTGTCGCAAGCTAGTAGGGCTGCTTGGTTGTGCTGGAGCTGGGTCGGTTGAAGCTTATCGGCCTGTAGCCACACAGGGTCACATTGGCTCATCGAACCAGGTTccctctgttggggaacgtagtaattttacaaaaattcctacgcacacacaggatcatggtgatgcatagcaacgagagggagatACACGAGGGAGAAGTACGGGACTGCCCTTCGCCTCAGTGTATAACTACCCGGCCGACGCCGCCCTCTAGAAGATTCTGGCCGGCCGCAACCGCCAAGAGAACCCCCCTCGGATTCGCCAACCCAGCCCACTCCGCCCGCCGTACGTCGCCGTCACCGTCCCTCGCTCTCCCCACTCCCACTCCCATAAAGGCCGCCGCGATGGCCGCAACGTTGGCCCACGCACACGCGCGGGCGGATGGCCGACACCGACGGTGAGGAGAGCTGCTGGACGCCCgcggccgccgccacctccagccacgGCGGCGACGGGGCGCAGCTGTCCGGCGTGAGGAGGGAGATCTACGACCGCCTGCGGGCCGCCGGCAACCAGGAGGCGCTCTCCGACCCCTTCTTCGACCGCTTGCTCGAGGACCACTTCGAGCGCCTCCCGTCCAGCTACTACGTCGACCTGGACGTGAACAAGGCGGAGGACGTGCTGCTGCACCGCCGGATCCTCGCCGAGTGCGCCGACCCCGACAACCGCCCCGTCTTCCACGCACGCTTCCTACGGGTAATCCATTCATCCATTACactgtgcgtgtgtgtgtggaaCAAGATGTTTGCAGTCTCGCATACTGTATTAATTGTTATGCTCTGCCTCCATGGGCAGTACCTTCAAGAGGACAAACCACCAGAGGTTGAGTATGACACATGCGAGCGGATGATGGAAGGCCTCAGTTTGGGGCCAAGAAAAGCCGTGGACGAGGCCATTTCTGCAAGGTCTGCTTTCTCAGTTGAACTGTTTAGTTACCCACTGTCTCCCTGAAATGAAATAGAATAAGGGCGGGGCTAGACATCAGACGCCAGAGGTTGAGTATTACAACTGGAAATATAATCATGCTTCCATTCTGATTTGTAAATCCTGAATGGTTTGCCCAAAAGATGCTGATAACTTTTCTGTTAACCTGCGTTGCATTGCAGTTGCAGCTCAATTTTTTATTCAAAAAACAACCATGTGGCACAGTGGTTGTACTTCTCATAACTTGATAGAAAGGTTCTAGCATAGCATGTATTCATTTGCAATCTGGAATGATATATTGAACCATAAGACTTTAAGAGAGTGGTGGTGGGCAGGCTATCTTCGTGCAGCTTGGCATGCATGGACGACTTCCGAATTATTTGGCTTGTCTTTTCTCCACGCTTTTGTGCTTACTTCTCCGTAATACTAGTAGTTCATACAGTAGTAGTTTGGCAAGTGGCGTATTTTGGGCTACCTTTTCATAAACCTGCCTCAGCAATGAACTTTGATCCTCAGTTGCCAATGAAAATTTCTGCAGGAGGGATACACAAATTCACCTTCATGAAATTATTTTTTGTTCCAATGACAAGCGAACGCTCCTTAGTCAGGTAAAGACTTGGGAGTATCAGTCCATCTGCTATGAGTTTTCTATTTAGACTTCCATATCTGCCATGTCACTACTTATATCATCAAGTCTAATAAAAAAATCGAATTGCTGTTTTGTAGCTATGTTGGCTGTTGTCCGATCTTGGATTGAACATTCGTGAAGCTCGTGTGTTCTTCACAACAGATGGATTGTGTTTGGCCATATTTGTTGTTGATGGCTGGGAAACAGCGGTAAACTTAGAGCACGGTTATACTGGAGCACATCAATACCTGTGCAACATGTTAACGATAATTCAAAAGTAGACGTATTTGTGCAGTTCCGATTACTTATGATAGCATTATGGTTAATTGCATCAGCCAAGGAGATCACACTCTACGTGACAAACGGTCATACGTGCAGTCAATTCGTTTATACTGCTAGTTTGTTTGATGACACATATCTGGAACTGCACAACCTGTCTTTGGACTTCCGATTCTTACAAGAGAAGATCCTGGAAGACACATAGCAACTGTTTACATAACAGTGCCAGTTGGCAAAAAATACCAGTTTATATGTGTTTCCCCTAGTTATTGTCGATGAAATAAAAAATCATGGGCACCATCCTAGTTGA contains:
- the LOC141042150 gene encoding uncharacterized protein is translated as MDLDEAIESMAARGGHVGAEMTQFKCGEVADDELHKDKMNGGKSNQQIKNKMTLEEMDLGKSTSIISEQEIKELCTQMDEMVAFMNYRIIPSDPLICSSTKEMPKDEEDKALQSGIDGILQRLADMRRDMSKLKSELAPFWHEYPYEKKSELTPEEEREKRIKSWQEYQKLDNKEKASKEMEFDVDDFEGYCQGLKSLVEHFGLTTVVSPMHFTHYTPRQVPLDLTSNKITLQIFSFKIANIDLDLQWPLLEWPLKVYGLVAARDNVDHRRNILFLREKENFQEITQEKPFLCLTGPSRAILAEDPVSFEVQLKLKGPSESEDTVLITKRWQHSHYHADNDLYTLTLENLLCTTELSLQQLYRESVQATLLRVGGFVKGSTTPFIHGGRLACSSPHHGGQGSAPPTQVVLLDSRYCDGGKLPIGEDGYLDLSRHVVSVELRTVGDDPEELEETLNVFIEAYSDSPPKVSAKADFLIKPQYCGISEHECVLHGSTVKITIAWSPILRTNKVIL